From Coffea arabica cultivar ET-39 chromosome 2e, Coffea Arabica ET-39 HiFi, whole genome shotgun sequence, the proteins below share one genomic window:
- the LOC113731709 gene encoding uncharacterized protein: MENLYGGAGNSSSTRTPKLNSINGNVSPLNLNTPNFNGRGSYQHHHLRQSKSPVFDPYASSDSGSASPNLDSPLIRYLRSSSSSSGGKLLSPLASIENFDTPASRSSPVFKTPLNIEEDVLVMDGILVDSSNIKTPKGGGVARMRSPLAPLDSDGRQPSSLSSSLSSGGSENSFYKTEKCRSSEDSNAGRFGTKCQFAHGKEELRSSRISKNKLEAQFCKTYSSGSCAYGTKCRFVHDQIKAAVPSMEPSPTSKVLPTPRRAISPITLQNKADFGEKNAFTAFSTDDWSALDDGIGVTLPSGSSEKTPSKEDVNAHIQAALYGPSPRKRLPVFTEFCPD; the protein is encoded by the exons ATGGAGAATCTTTACGGCGGCGCCGGCAATAGCAGCAGTACCAGAACTCCGAAACTCAATTCCATAAACGGCAACGTTTCTCCACTAAATCTCAATACGCCGAACTTCAACGGCCGCGGTAGTTATCAGCATCACCATCTCCGTCAATCGAAGAGTCCAGTCTTCGATCCGTACGCATCTTCGGATAGTGGCTCAGCTTCTCCCAATCTGGATTCTCCGCTGATTCGCTACCTTCGCTCGAGCTCCAGCAGTAGCGGCGGAAAATTATTATCACCGCTGGCTTCGATTGAGAACTTCGATACTCCGGCGTCGAGATCATCGCCAGTATTCAAGACGCCGTTGAATATCGAGGAGGACGTGCTTGTAATGGACGGCATTCTCGTCGACTCTAGCAACATAAAGACTCCTAAAGGCGGTGGCGTCGCGAGGATGAGGTCACCGCTTGCACCATTGGATTCCGATGGGAGGCAACCGTCATCATTGTCCTCATCGCTATCGTCGGGAGGGAGCGAGAACAGCTTTTACAAGACTGAGAAGTGTCGATCGTCCGAGGACTCCAATGCTGGCCGCTTTGGCACTAAATGCCAG TTTGCACACGGAAAAGAAGAGCTGCGTTCAAGTCGTATCAGCAAGAACAAATTGGAG GCACAATTCTGCAAGACTTACAGTTCAGGGTCATGCGCATATGGCACAAAGTGCCGTTTTGTACATGATCAGATCAAGGCAGCTGTACCATCAATGGAACCATCTCCTACATCAAAAGTTTTGCCTACACCAAGAAGAGCAATTTCACCAATTACACTCCAAAACAAGGCTGACTTTGGCGAGAAGAATGCCTTCACTGCCTTCTCAACCGATGATTGGTCTGCCCTGGATGACGGCATTGGGGTTACCTTACCTTCTGGTTCGAGTGAGAAAACTCCCTCAAAGGAAGATGTCAACGCCCACATACAGGCAGCTCTCTATGGCCCTTCCCCAAGGAAGAGATTACCAGTGTTCACTGAGTTTTGCCCCGACTAG
- the LOC113731710 gene encoding uncharacterized protein, which produces MDSQKPALLFSSPVELKQSNFNDTALRLDCFGYGGSKNTGFGRNHNNAGSWVNHTNAPDDGCRLVLGLGPTPSAYSDNYEVGGNKKKGITAMVRQGLSSDGDSILKLGLSGGIDEPSNLLDHSVSTQSTLNTPHHSVGNRILIPVVDEGSTSAKRSGGYLTTFFIEPRIENNKTLAEELLEADAKSHCHNSQLSSEPSVISDYSRSTVSGSITSVDHKTSNPRRCKFDGCTKGARGATGLCIGHGGGQRCQKPGCNKGAESRTAYCKAHGGGRRCQQLGCTKSAEGKTDFCIAHGGGRRCGYPGGCTKAARGKSGLCIRHGGGKRCKVEGCKRSAEGQIGLCISHGGGRRCQFQDCNKGAQGSTSLCKAHGGGKRCIFAGCTKGAEGSTPLCKGHGGGKRCLFDGGGICPKSVHGGTNFCVAHGGGKRCSVPGCTKSARGRTDCCVRHGGGKRCKFENCGKSAQGSTDFCKAHGGGKRCNWGGGKCEKFARGKSGLCAAHSSLVQGQEASKGSMIGPGLFHGLVSATSGMRSTVDKTYSSCGGSMISESADSLEMPAKRQHLIPPEVLVPLSMKASSSYSTPLSTEKEEERNNGVGIGGGGSSSSSKNHLGNGLGFVVPEGRVHGGGLMSLLGGNLRNGINER; this is translated from the coding sequence ATGGATTCCCAAAAGCCTGCATTGTTGTTCTCTTCACCTGTTGAGCTCAAGCAAAGTAATTTCAACGACACTGCCTTGCGATTGGATTGTTTTGGTTATGGAGGAAGTAAAAACACTGGATTTGGGAGAAATCACAACAATGCTGGTAGCTGGGTTAATCATACAAATGCACCAGATGATGGATGCAGGTTGGTGCTTGGACTGGGGCCAACACCCAGTGCATACTCGGATAACTATGAGGTTGGGGGtaacaaaaagaaaggaattacAGCTATGGTGAGACAAGGGCTATCATCTGATGGGGACTCAATTCTCAAACTAGGCCTATCAGGGGGCATTGATGAACCTTCCAATTTGCTTGACCACTCAGTTTCAACACAGAGTACTTTGAACACACCTCATCATTCTGTTGGGAATAGAATCTTAATTCCTGTTGTTGATGAAGGTTCGACATCAGCTAAGAGATCAGGTGGCTATCTGACTACATTTTTCATTGAACCAAGAATTGAGAACAACAAAACTTTGGCGGAAGAACTGTTAGAAGCTGATGCAAAATCACATTGTCATAATTCTCAGCTAAGCTCTGAACCTTCTGTTATCTCTGATTATTCAAGGAGCACCGTCTCTGGGTCTATAACATCTGTAGATCATAAGACCAGCAATCCCAGAAGATGCAAATTTGATGGGTGTACGAAAGGAGCTCGAGGAGCAACTGGTCTTTGTATTGGCCATGGAGGTGGGCAGAGGTGCCAAAAGCCAGGATGTAACAAAGGTGCTGAAAGCCGGACAGCCTACTGTAAGGCCCATGGCGGAGGGAGGAGGTGCCAGCAACTGGGATGCACTAAAAGTGCTGAGGGAAAGACCGACTTCTGCATAGCCCATGGAGGTGGGAGACGCTGTGGCTATCCAGGAGGGTGTACCAAAGCAGCACGAGGAAAGTCAGGACTTTGCATCAGGCATGGTGGAGGAAAGAGATGCAAGGTTGAAGGTTGCAAGCGTAGCGCTGAAGGGCAGATTGGTTTGTGTATCTCTCATGGTGGTGGGCGCCGCTGCCAATTCCAAGATTGCAATAAAGGAGCCCAAGGTAGCACTTCACTCTGCAAAGCGCATGGGGGTGGAAAGCGATGCATATTTGCTGGGTGTACCAAAGGAGCTGAGGGCAGCACACCTCTGTGCAAAGGACATGGCGGTGGTAAACGCTGCCTCTTTGATGGGGGAGGGATATGCCCAAAAAGTGTTCATGGAGGCACAAACTTTTGTGTCGCACATGGTGGTGGAAAGAGGTGTTCTGTTCCGGGCTGTACCAAGAGTGCACGTGGCCGCACTGATTGCTGTGTTCGCCACGGAGGAGGGAAGCGTTGCAAGTTCGAAAACTGTGGAAAGAGTGCTCAAGGTAGCACTGACTTCTGCAAGGCCCACGGTGGTGGAAAGAGGTGCAACTGGGGAGGGGGAAAATGTGAGAAGTTTGCTAGGGGAAAGAGTGGGCTATGTGCGGCACACAGTAGTTTGGTTCAGGGACAGGAGGCAAGCAAAGGTAGTATGATTGGACCAGGTCTCTTCCATGGACTTGTCTCTGCTACATCTGGAATGAGAAGTACCGTTGACAAGACATACTCTTCATGCGGAGGGAGCATGATATCAGAATCTGCTGACTCTCTGGAGATGCCAGCAAAAAGGCAACATCTCATACCTCCAGAGGTGTTGGTTCCTTTGTCGATGAAGGCCTCATCATCTTACTCGACACCATTGAGTACCGAAAAGGAGGAAGAAAGGAATAATGGAGTTGGAATTGGCGGCGgcggcagcagcagcagcagcaagaaCCACCTTGGAAACGGCCTTGGTTTCGTTGTTCCAGAGGGGAGGGTCCATGGTGGTGGTCTGATGTCGTTACTTGGGGGTAACTTGAGGAATGGAATCAACGAGCGTTGA